The Rhizobium grahamii DNA window CAAAAGTGAATATCCTGTCGAAGAAGAACCACTTCGAGCTCGACAAGGAAATCAAGTCCGATATCGCGACGGGCAATATCACCTGGTGCGTTGGTTCCAACCACTCGTCCTTTGCGCCGCAGTATCCGGATATCTACACGGACCTGTCGAAGCTGCTTCCGAAAGAAGAGATCGACGCCTTCGTGCCTGCCAACATCAAGTCTTCGACGCTGGGTGGCAAGCTCGTAATGCTGCCGCGCGCCCAGTTCGACGTATCCGCTCTCTACTATCAGAAGAGCCTTTACCAGGACGAGGCCAAGAAGGCGGCGTTCAAGGAAAAATACGGCTACGAGCTGACCCCGCCGGACACCTGGCAGCAGGTCGCGGATCAGGCTGCGTTCTTCGCGAAGCCGCCTGAGTTCTACGGCACCCAGTTTGCCGGCAAGGAAGAAGCGATCAATGGCCGCTTCTATGAAATGCTGGTCGCCGAAGGCGGCGAGTATCTCGATGCTGACGGCAAGCCTGCCTTCAACTCGGAAGCTGGCGTTCGCGCACTCGACTGGTTCGTCAATCTCTACAAGGCGAAGGCTGTTCCGGCTGGTACGACGAACTACCTCTGGGACGACCTCGGTCAGGGCTTTGCATCCGGCACCATCGCGATCAACCTCGATTGGCCGGGCTGGGCAAGCTTCTTCAATGATCCGAAGTCTTCCAAGGTTGCAGGCAATGTCGGCGTGAAGGTGCAGCCGGCCGGCTCGTCCGGCAAGCGCACGGGCTGGTCCGGTCATCACGGCTTCTCGGTTACGGAAAGCTGCGCCAACAAGGATGCTGCCGCCTCGCTCGTCTGGTTCCTGACCAACGAAGACAGCCAGAAGCTTGAATCCGCCGGCGGTCCGCTGCCGACCCGTACCGCCGTGTGGGACTGGGATATCAAGCAGGCCGAGAACGATCCTTACAAAAAGGAAGTGCTGACGGCGTTCCAGGAAGCGGCAAAGCACGCTTTCGCCGTTCCGCAGACGCCGTCCTGGATCGAAATTTCCAACGCGGTCTACCCGGAGCTTCAGGCTGCCATCCTTGGCGACAAGAGCTCCAAGGAAGCGCTGGATACCGCCGCCAAGAAGGCGACGCAGATCCTCGAGGATTCAGGCGAGCTTTAATCGCCTGTTCGTGGCGCCGGTACGCCGGCGCCACATTTCATCATTCCCGTAAATTTGACGAGGACTGAGCGCTGCCGCTCGCCGGCAGGCATGGTCCTCCATTTGATTAGATAAGACAGGAGAAGCCAAGGCATGAAAGGCTGGAGACCCCCGGCGCCGTTTCTGCTTCTGCTGCCCGCCATCGTGGTGCTCGCGGCCGTCGTCATCATTCCGCTCGTTCTTTCACTCTATTCGAGCTTCACCGCGTTCCGGCTGACGCAACCGGCATCGCTCTACACTTTCGTTGGTTTCCGCAACTACACGCGCATTCTGACAGACATCGAGTTCTGGACCGCATTTGGCCGAACCGTGCTCCTGCTGACCG harbors:
- a CDS encoding ABC transporter substrate-binding protein, whose translation is MSRFLAGVAAGAVMCALAGGAFAAELPGKYEGVTIDAKLIGGQQYEGLYARIAEWEKATGAKVNILSKKNHFELDKEIKSDIATGNITWCVGSNHSSFAPQYPDIYTDLSKLLPKEEIDAFVPANIKSSTLGGKLVMLPRAQFDVSALYYQKSLYQDEAKKAAFKEKYGYELTPPDTWQQVADQAAFFAKPPEFYGTQFAGKEEAINGRFYEMLVAEGGEYLDADGKPAFNSEAGVRALDWFVNLYKAKAVPAGTTNYLWDDLGQGFASGTIAINLDWPGWASFFNDPKSSKVAGNVGVKVQPAGSSGKRTGWSGHHGFSVTESCANKDAAASLVWFLTNEDSQKLESAGGPLPTRTAVWDWDIKQAENDPYKKEVLTAFQEAAKHAFAVPQTPSWIEISNAVYPELQAAILGDKSSKEALDTAAKKATQILEDSGEL